A genomic window from Heterodontus francisci isolate sHetFra1 chromosome 36, sHetFra1.hap1, whole genome shotgun sequence includes:
- the LOC137351486 gene encoding clumping factor A-like: MDRDNESLSQPDRDNQNLSQLDRDNQSRSQLERDNESLSQLDRDNQNLSQLDRDNQNLSQLDRDNQSQSQLDRDNQNLSQLDRDNQNLSQLERDNESLSQLDRDNQSQSQLDRDNQSLSQLDRDNQNLSQLDRDNQSQSQLDRDNQSQSQLDRDNQNLSQLERDNESLSLLDRDNQSQSQLDRDNQNVSQLERDNESLSQLDMDNQNLSQLDRDNKSRSQLDRDNQSRSQLERDNQSLSQLDRDNQSLPWQDRDNQSLSQLDRDNQSQSQLDRDRKSQSQLDRDNQSLSQLPRDNQSLSQLDRENQSPSQLDRDNQNLSQLPRDNQSPSKLDRDNMSPSDLERDKQSVSQLDRDNQSIP; the protein is encoded by the coding sequence ATGGACAGGGATAACGAGAGTCTATCACAgccggacagggataaccagaatctatcacagctggacagggataaccagagtcgatcacagctggaAAGGGATAATgagagtctatcacagctggacagggataaccagaatcTATCACAGTTGGACAGGGACAACCAGAAtttatcacagctggacagggacaaccagagtcaatcacagctggacagggataaccagaatttatcacagctggacagggacaacCAGAATTTATCACAGCTGGAAAGGGATAATgagagtctatcacagctggacagggacaaccagagtcaatcacagctggacagggacaaccagagtctatcacagctggacagggacaacCAGAATCTATCACAGTTGGACAGGGACAACCAGAGtcaatcacagctggacagggacaaccagagtcaatcacagctggacagggataaccagaattTATCACAGCTGGAAAGGGATAATGAGAGTCTATCACTGCTGGACAGGGACAACCAGAGtcaatcacagctggacagggataaccagaatgTATCACAGCTGGAAAGGGATAATgagagtctatcacagctggacatggATAACCAGaacctatcacagctggacagggataacaagagtcgatcacagctggacagggataaccagagtcgatcacagctggaaagggataaccagagtctatcacagctggacagggataaccagagtctacCGTGGCAGGACAGGGAcaaccagagtctatcacagctggacagggataaccagagtcaatcacagctggacagggacagAAAGAGtcaatcacagctggacagggataaccagagcctATCACAGCTGcccagggataaccagagtctatcACAACTGGACAGGGAAAACCAGAGTCCATCAcaactggacagggataaccagaatcTGTCACAGCTGCCCAGGGATAACCAGAGCCCATCAAAGCTAGACAGGGATAACATGAGTCCTTCAGACCTGGAAAGGGATAAACAGAGtgtatcacagctggacagggataaccagagtatACCATAA